In Geotalea uraniireducens, the genomic window CCTCGACCTGATCAATCAGACAAACTGCAGTCGATGCCACACCTATGAGCGGGCCGCGATCATCAAAAACGCCATGCAGCAGACCGAAGCGAATATCTCTGCCATTGGCAGCACAATCCAAAACCTCAAGGAGCAAGGAGTCGACACCGACCGTTACGAAAAAGGACTGTTTGCCCTGCGAAACAGCTACCACGCGTTATTCCATGAAGTTAACACCGCCAAGGTTCAAGGCGAATCCGGGCGGATCAATCAGGAGCTGGCGAAGATTTCCGGTCAACTGACCCAGATTGACAACGAACATCGCCAACGGCGGATAATTGGCGGCCTTGTTGCCGGGCTTTTTCTTATCGGTGCCCTCTTCGTCCATCTGCTCAAAAAAACCTACGATCAATAAGGAACGAATCTCTCCGTACTGACGAACATATTTGCCTGCAACACGGGAAAGCCCGCCAATGCAGGCCCGACGTTATTATTAGCTTACGTTAATACTTTTTTCTTTACTGATTTCTGTTTTTTGTGTATACATAGAAGCGCTGGTACTTGAAGAAAGGAACGGAGGTGAATTTCACGAGTAAGTGTTGAAGGATATCTCAACTCATTCGTGAGGGATACTTGCGTTGCCCTTACCTCTGAGCATTCCCGCAAAGGAGGGAGAAATGGTAGTACTTGTACGATGTGCGGACGACACGATTACCGTAGCGCTTGAATCAAGCCTGAATCAACTGATTAAAGATGGAGTGGTCAAATCTTTCCTAAGTTCCGGGGAATGGATCGACACCGTTAACCGACAACCGGAATGGAAAAAGCGCTCGGCTTTCCTGCCCGAACCTCGCATTACCGCATTTGTTTCCTGTTTTTAGTCTTTGCATTTCCAACGCTCATTTACATAGCTGATCCAGCAAGGAATAATTTGCCGGCGCTCAATGCAGCAAGGGCGACCACTGTGGGTCGCCCTTTGATTTTTCTGCATGGTCGGTCGGAGCGGCGCGATGCACCGTAGAGCATTTGCCGCTTCCGGCTAGCTCCTGGTCAACTGGCGGTACCTGATCCGGTGCGGCATCTCCGCGGCGGCACCGAGACGCTTTTTCCGATCTTCCTCATACTCGGAATAATTGCCGTCAAACCAGACAACCTGACTATCCCCTTCGAATGCCAAAATATGGGTGGCGATCCGGTCGAGGAACCAGCGGTCGTGGCTGATTACCACGGCACACCCGGCAAAGTTCTCCAGTGCCTCTTCCAGGGCGCGCATCGTGTTGACATCGAGATCGTTGGTCGGTTCGTCCAGGAGGATAACGTTCGCCCCTTCCTTAAGCATTTTGGCCAGATGGACCCGGTTGCGCTCACCACCGGAAAGCATGCCGACTTTTTTCTGCTGGTCGGCCCCGGAAAAATTGAAGCGGGCGACATAGGCACGGGAATTTACCGTTACTTTGCCGAGCATGATTGAATCCTGTCCGCCGGAAATCTCTTCCCAAAGGGTCTTGTCGGCACCCAGGGCGTCGCGGCTCTGGTCGACGTAGGCAAGCTTGACGGTCTCGCCAACCCGGAAGGTCCCTTTGTCAGGCTGTTCTTGGCCGGTGATCAACCGAAACAGGGTGGTTTTACCGGCGCCGTTGGGACCGATAATCCCGACGATGCCACCCGCCGGCAATTTAAAATTCATCCCATCGAACAGCAGCCGTTCGCCATACCCCTTCGCCACACCATCAGCCTCAATAACGATATCGCCGAGCCGCGGCCCGGGCGGGATATAAATTTCCAGATCTTTGGCCCGGCGCTCACTTGCCTCACCGAGAAGCTGTTCATAGGAGGCAATACGTGCCTTGCTCTTGGCGTGTCGCCCCTTTGGTGACATGCGAATCCACTCCAGCTCGCGCTCCAGGGTCTTTTGCCGTTCGCTTTCGCTCTTTTCCTCACGGACCAGGCGATTCTGCTTCTGTTCGAGCCACGAAGAGTAGTTCCCTTTCCAGGGAATAC contains:
- a CDS encoding GSU3473 family protein, which gives rise to MVVLVRCADDTITVALESSLNQLIKDGVVKSFLSSGEWIDTVNRQPEWKKRSAFLPEPRITAFVSCF
- the ettA gene encoding energy-dependent translational throttle protein EttA, with the translated sequence MSNEGNKIIYTMMKVSKYYDKKPVIKDISLSYFYGAKIGVLGLNGSGKSSLLRIMAGVDKEFNGQAVLSPGYTVGYLEQEPLLDDQKTVRQVVEEGVQETVDLLNEFNEINARFAEPMSDDEMNKLIERQGAVQEKLDHLDAWDLDSRLEMAMDALRCPEGDTPVNVLSGGERRRVALCRLLLRKPDILLLDEPTNHLDAETIAWLEHHLQNYPGTVIAVTHDRYFLDNVAGWILELDRGEGIPWKGNYSSWLEQKQNRLVREEKSESERQKTLERELEWIRMSPKGRHAKSKARIASYEQLLGEASERRAKDLEIYIPPGPRLGDIVIEADGVAKGYGERLLFDGMNFKLPAGGIVGIIGPNGAGKTTLFRLITGQEQPDKGTFRVGETVKLAYVDQSRDALGADKTLWEEISGGQDSIMLGKVTVNSRAYVARFNFSGADQQKKVGMLSGGERNRVHLAKMLKEGANVILLDEPTNDLDVNTMRALEEALENFAGCAVVISHDRWFLDRIATHILAFEGDSQVVWFDGNYSEYEEDRKKRLGAAAEMPHRIRYRQLTRS